CCGCGCCCCTCGCACCGCGGGCACATCCCGCCGACGATGTTGAACTCGCGACGTTCCTTGACCGTGCGCCCGCTCTTCTCCAGCGTCACCGCCCCCGCACCACTGATCGAGGCCACGTTGAACGAAAAGGCCTGGGGTGAACCGATATGCGGGGTGCCGATCCGGCTGAACAGGATGCGCAGCATCGCCCCGGTATCGGTGGCGGTGCCGACGGTCGAGCGCGGGTCGGCACCCATCCGCTGCTGGTCGACGATGATCGCGGTGGTCAGCCCGTCGAGGACGTCGACCTCGGGACGGGCCAGGTTCGGCATGAAGCCCTGCACGAAGGCGCTGTAGGTCTCGTTGATCAACCGCTGGGACTCGGCGGCGATCGTGTCGAACACCAGTGAGCTCTTGCCCGACCCCGAGACGCCCGTGAACACCGTCAACCGGCGTTTGGGCAACTCGATGTCGACGTCCTTGAGGTTGTTCTCCCGGGCACCGGTGACCCGGATCAGATCGTGGCTGTCGGCGGGATGCATCGGCTAGCGCGACTCCTGGATACGGACCATGTTGCCGGCAGGGTCACGAAGGGCACAGTCCCGCACGCCGTATGGCTGCTCAGTCGGTTCCTGGACCACCTCGACGTCTCCGGCCTGCACCTTTTCAAACGTACTGTCGAGATCTTTGGTGGCGAGCAGGAGTGTTCCGAAAGTGCCCTTGGCCATCATCTCGGCGATCAGGCGGCGCTCGTCGTCGGTGAGGCCGGGGGTGGCCGACGGCGGGTAGAGGACGACGGCGGTGTCGGGCTGGTTCGGCGGACCGACGGTGATCCAGCGCATCTTGTCCTTGCCGACATCGAGACGGACCTCGAAGCCGAGGACGTCGCGATAGAACGCGAGCGCCTCTTCCGGATCGTCGAGGGGGAGCATGCTGGAGTGAATGGTGATGTCTGTGCTTGTCATGGCATTCACGCTAGGTGCAGGCGGGTGGCGGGCGCTTCTCGATTCCTGACCGGTTTGGTGACCTGCTTTTCGACGCAGGACGGCATGCCTTCCGTTACTCCGGCAGTCTGCTGCCGATACGCACTCGGCGGAATGCCGACGAGCTCGGTGAACCGGGTGCTGAACGTGCCGAGCGAGGAGCAGCCGACGGCGAAGCAGACCTCGGTGACGGACATCTCGCCGCCGCGCAGCAGCGCCATCGCGCGCTCGATACGACGGGTCATCAGGTAGGAGTACGGCGACTCCCCATAGGCGACCTTGAACTGCCGGGACAGGTGACCGGCGGACATGTTCACCCCGCGGGCAAGCGCTTCGACGTTCAGCGGCTGCGCGTACTCGCGGTCGATGCGGTCCCTGACCCGGCGCAGCAGCTTGAGATCGCGCAGCTGTTGGTCGGCCACAACGGCGATCGTACGTCTACGGGGCGAGCCGATACACCGCGCCGGCGTAGTCGTCGGTGACGTACACCGCGCCGTCCGGCCCGGCGACCGCGGCCACCGGTCGTCCCCAGCGGGTGCCGTCGTCGTCCTGGAAGCCACCGACCAACGTCTGCTGTGGTCCCAATGTGCCGTTGCGCCAACCGAAGAACGACACCTCGGGCGCTTGCGGTGCCTGTCGGTTCCATGAGCCGTGCACCCCGACCAGCGCCCCCTGCCCGTAGGGCAGGGGCAGCGCGGCGAAACTCATACCCAGCGGGGCCGCATGCGCTCCCAACGTCTGCTCGACGGGCGCCAGGGCCGCACAGTCCATCTTGCTGCCGTCGGCGTTGGTCTCCATGTCCCGGATGAACCCGGCCGGTGGCGTGCCGTCGGGATTGCAGTACGGCCAACCCAATTCGCGTCCCGGCGTCACCTTCGCCACCGATTCCGGCGGATGGTCGTCCACATAGTCCTGGCGCACCCGGCCCTGCGGATCCGCGACGTTGTCCCGGTTGTTCACCGCCGTCCACAGTGCGCCGTCCGGCGCCAGGGCCAGGCCGGTGCCGTTGCGCACCCCGGTGGCGAACGGGGCGGCGGGCCCACCGCCGGGAGGCACCCGCATGATGGTGGCCCGCGGCGGGGTGGCGCCACGGTCCTCGGCTGAGACGTTGCCGGTCGATCCGATCGAGAAGTACACCGCGCCATCGGATCCCACGACCACACTCTTGAGCGCATGGGAGTAGGCGCCGTGCAGTTCGGGGCTCTTGGCGTCCGGCAGCCCACCGGCGACGGTGCGGCGGTTGACGGCCCGGCCGTCGACGTAGTCATAGGCGTCGACACGGTTGCTCTCGGCGACGTAGAGCGTCGGCCCGGCGAAGAACAGCCCGTGCGGCTGCTCCAGCCCGTCGAGCAGGGTGCGCTGGTCGGGGCGCACGATCAGGACCTGTCCGGTGGCCGGGACCGACACCAGCAACGCGCCGTCCGGGGCGAACGCGGCCATCCGGGCCTTGGGCACGCGGGCGATCACCTCGATGGTCCAGCCGGGCGGGATCAGGGCCTGGCGTGGCTCGTCGAGCGGATCCTGGGCCAGTTCGTCCGGTACCTGCAGGGCGGCGGATATCAGCCCTGCGGGTGGTTCGGCGCTCGATGGGGATGGTGGCGCCGGGTCGGGGTTGCTCCCGCACGCGACCAGTGCGGTCGCGGTGATGAGTGCGAGCGCGCTACGCGCCGCCCAGACCCGCATTCATCTCCCAGACCAGGATCTCGGCTTCCGTGTCAGCGGTGACCCGTGCGCCCGCGTCGGTGAGCCGGGCGGCGTCACCCTCGGCGAGCGGCCCCGCCCCCTCGAGCGTGACGGACCCGCGCGCGACGAACAGGTGGACGTAGCGGGCCTGCGGCAGGTCGACCGAATCGCCGGGCTGCAGGCGGGCGCCGTACAGCGTGGCATTGCGGTTGTGCAGGGTGACGGCCGCGTCGACGGCGCCGGAGGCGATCGGCGTCAACGAGTTGGCCAGTTCGATTTCCTGCTGCTGGTAGCTCGGCGTCACCCCTGCGGTGTCGGGCAGCACCCACATCTGCACGAAATGCACGGGCTCACTGGCAGATCCGTTCTTCTCGGAATGCTGCACGCCGGTGCCCGCCGACATGCGTTGCGCCAGACCGGGGTAGATCACCCCGGAGTTGCCCATCGAATCCTCGTGCGCCAGCCGGCCCGACAGCACCCACGTGACGATCTCCATGTCCCGGTGCGGGTGAGTGTCGAAGCCGCTCCCGGGCGCGACGATGTCGTCGTTGTTCACCAGCAACAGCCCGTGGTGGGTGTTGGCCGGGTCGTAGTAGTCGGCGAATGAGAACGAGTGCCGCGATTGCAGCCAGTCGGTCGTGCTCGCGCCGCGGTCGTCCGCGCGTCGGATGTCGACCTTGGACGTCCCGGAAGCCATGGCGCCAGCCTACCGACGGCCGTAGCTGACCAACTGGTGGATCGGGTAGGGCAACGGCTTAGTGTGTTGGGCGTGGAACTCAACGGAGCAAGCGCCATCGTCACCGGCGGCGCATCAGGTATCGGCGCGGCGACTGCCCGCCAGTTGGCTGCCAAGGGAGCCCGCGTTGTCGTGGCTGACCTGCAGGCGGATAAGGGCGAGGCCCTCGCCAAGGAGATCGGCGGCGCCTTCGTCAGCGTCGACGTCACCAGCACCGAGCAGATCGAGGCCGCGGTCAACAAGGCCGTCGAGCTCGGCCCGCTGCGCGCCCTGGTGAACTCGGCCGGCATCGGCTGGGCCCAGCGCACCATCGGCAAGGACGGCGAGTTCGCCTCTGCGCACAACCTGGACGCCTACAAGAAGGTCCTGGCGATCAACCTGGTCGGCACCTTCGACTGCATCCGGCTGGCCGCCACCGCGATGAGCCGCAACGAGCTCACCGACACCGGCGAGCGCGGCGCGATCGTCAACATGACCAGTGTCGCGGCCTTCGACGGCCAGATCGGCCAGGCGGCCTACTCGTCGTCCAAGGGTGGCGTGGTCGGCCTGACCCTCCCTGTGGCCCGCGATCTGTCCGCCGTGGGCATTCGCGTCAACACCGTGGCCCCCGGCCTGATCGACACCCCGATCTACGGGGAGGGCGAAGCCTCCGAGGCGTTCAAGGCCAAGCTGGGCGAGTCGGTGCTGTTCCCGCACCGCCTCGGCAAGCCGGACGAGCTGGCCTCGATGGTGGTCGAGCTGCTGACCAACTCGTACATGAACGCAGAGGTCGTCCGCGTCGACGGTGGCATCCGGATGCCACCCAAGTAACTCTCGCGAACAGACACGGAGGTCCCCCGGAGCGCACGTTCCGGGGGACTTCTGCGTCTGCTGGACAATCATCACGTGGTCGACACCTGGTGGGGTAACACGCTGATCGGCCTCGGGGCGGCCCTGGTGCTGAGCTGGCTGGTTCTGGTCATCGCGCTGATCATCGTGCGTCCGCGCGGGAACCTGCTCGCCGAGGCGCTGCGGATCCTTCCGGACCTGCTGCGGCTGATCCGGCGACTGGCCGCCGACAAGACATTGCCGCGAGGCGTCCGCGTCCGGCTTGCCCTGCTGGTCGTCTATCTGGCACTGCCCATCGATCTGATCCCCGATTTCATCCCGGTACTCGGCTACGCCGACGACGCCATCATCGTGACCGTGGTGCTGCGCAGCGTCGTCCGTCATGCCGGTGTGGCCGCCGTGCGGGCGCACTGGCCGGGCACTGACGACGGGTTCGACGTCCTGGTGCGCCTGACCGGGCTCGACCGCTGAAGAGACGCAAAACCCCCTTTCGACGCTGAAAGGGGGTTTTGGGTCTGGTGCGGAAAGTGTTACCAGTCCGACTCGTCGAACTTGATGACGCCGCGAATGTTGTTGCCGTCCAACATGTCCTGGTAGCCCTGGTTGATGTCTTCGAGCTTGTAGGTCCGGGTGATCATGTCGTCGATGTTGAGCAGGCCCGACTTGTACAGCGCCGTCAGCCGCGGCGTCTCCACGTGCGAGTTGCCGCCACCGAAGATGTTGCCCTTCAACGTCTTCTGCAACATGGTGAACAGGAACAGGTTGAGCTTGACGTCGGCGTCCATCATCGAGCCCATGCCAGTCACCACGCAGGTGCCGGTCTTGGCGGTGAGGATCATCGCCTCTTCGATGTACTCGCCCTTCATCTCGCCCACGGCGATGATGACCTTGTCACCCATCAGGCCGTGGGTGACGTCGATGACCGGCGCGATGGCCTCGGCCATCGACGCGTAGACGTGCGTGGCGCCGAACTTGATGGCCTGCTCACGCTTCCACTCGTTCGGGTCGATGGCGATGACGTGCTTGGCGCCCGAGATCACCGCACCCTGCAGCGCGCTCATCCCGATGCCGCCGACGCCGACGATGACCACCGTCTCGCCGGGCTTGACGTCGGCGACGTTGGTGGCCGAACCGAAGCCGGTGGGCACCGCGCAGCCCATGATGGCCGCGGTCTCGAACGGGATGTCCTTGTCGATCTTGACGACCGAATCCTTGTGCACCGTCATGTAGGGGGCGAAGGTGCCGAGCAGGTTCATCGGCGACACCTCGCGGCCGCCGGCGTGGATCCAGCTCCGGCCGTCGGCGATGGCCTTGCCGCCGAGCAGCACCGCGCCGCGGTCACACAGCGAACGGAAGCCCTTCAGACACGGCGGACATTCACCACAGGCCGGGATGAACGCGAGGATGACGTGGTCGCCCTCTTCGATGCCGGTGACGTTCTTGCCGACCTTCGTGACGACGCCGGCGCCCTCATGCCCGCCGAGTGCCGGCAGCGCCATCGGGGTGGCACCGGTGGTCAGGTGGTAGTCGGAGTGGCACATGCCCGCGGCATGCATCCGGATCTGCACTTCGTCGGCGACGGGGTCGCCGAGGTCGATCTCGTCGACCTTGAATGGCGAGTTGAGTTCCCACAGCAGGGCGCCTTTGGTCTTCATGGGAGGCGATAATAGAACAGGTTGCAGTACCGTCGAGTAACTGGCCTTTGACCTGCGCTGATTCAAGC
Above is a window of Mycolicibacterium boenickei DNA encoding:
- a CDS encoding VOC family protein, translating into MTSTDITIHSSMLPLDDPEEALAFYRDVLGFEVRLDVGKDKMRWITVGPPNQPDTAVVLYPPSATPGLTDDERRLIAEMMAKGTFGTLLLATKDLDSTFEKVQAGDVEVVQEPTEQPYGVRDCALRDPAGNMVRIQESR
- a CDS encoding helix-turn-helix transcriptional regulator; the protein is MADQQLRDLKLLRRVRDRIDREYAQPLNVEALARGVNMSAGHLSRQFKVAYGESPYSYLMTRRIERAMALLRGGEMSVTEVCFAVGCSSLGTFSTRFTELVGIPPSAYRQQTAGVTEGMPSCVEKQVTKPVRNREAPATRLHLA
- a CDS encoding PQQ-dependent sugar dehydrogenase, whose product is MRVWAARSALALITATALVACGSNPDPAPPSPSSAEPPAGLISAALQVPDELAQDPLDEPRQALIPPGWTIEVIARVPKARMAAFAPDGALLVSVPATGQVLIVRPDQRTLLDGLEQPHGLFFAGPTLYVAESNRVDAYDYVDGRAVNRRTVAGGLPDAKSPELHGAYSHALKSVVVGSDGAVYFSIGSTGNVSAEDRGATPPRATIMRVPPGGGPAAPFATGVRNGTGLALAPDGALWTAVNNRDNVADPQGRVRQDYVDDHPPESVAKVTPGRELGWPYCNPDGTPPAGFIRDMETNADGSKMDCAALAPVEQTLGAHAAPLGMSFAALPLPYGQGALVGVHGSWNRQAPQAPEVSFFGWRNGTLGPQQTLVGGFQDDDGTRWGRPVAAVAGPDGAVYVTDDYAGAVYRLAP
- a CDS encoding pirin family protein, which translates into the protein MASGTSKVDIRRADDRGASTTDWLQSRHSFSFADYYDPANTHHGLLLVNNDDIVAPGSGFDTHPHRDMEIVTWVLSGRLAHEDSMGNSGVIYPGLAQRMSAGTGVQHSEKNGSASEPVHFVQMWVLPDTAGVTPSYQQQEIELANSLTPIASGAVDAAVTLHNRNATLYGARLQPGDSVDLPQARYVHLFVARGSVTLEGAGPLAEGDAARLTDAGARVTADTEAEILVWEMNAGLGGA
- a CDS encoding SDR family NAD(P)-dependent oxidoreductase, whose amino-acid sequence is MELNGASAIVTGGASGIGAATARQLAAKGARVVVADLQADKGEALAKEIGGAFVSVDVTSTEQIEAAVNKAVELGPLRALVNSAGIGWAQRTIGKDGEFASAHNLDAYKKVLAINLVGTFDCIRLAATAMSRNELTDTGERGAIVNMTSVAAFDGQIGQAAYSSSKGGVVGLTLPVARDLSAVGIRVNTVAPGLIDTPIYGEGEASEAFKAKLGESVLFPHRLGKPDELASMVVELLTNSYMNAEVVRVDGGIRMPPK
- a CDS encoding YkvA family protein; protein product: MVDTWWGNTLIGLGAALVLSWLVLVIALIIVRPRGNLLAEALRILPDLLRLIRRLAADKTLPRGVRVRLALLVVYLALPIDLIPDFIPVLGYADDAIIVTVVLRSVVRHAGVAAVRAHWPGTDDGFDVLVRLTGLDR
- a CDS encoding NDMA-dependent alcohol dehydrogenase; the encoded protein is MKTKGALLWELNSPFKVDEIDLGDPVADEVQIRMHAAGMCHSDYHLTTGATPMALPALGGHEGAGVVTKVGKNVTGIEEGDHVILAFIPACGECPPCLKGFRSLCDRGAVLLGGKAIADGRSWIHAGGREVSPMNLLGTFAPYMTVHKDSVVKIDKDIPFETAAIMGCAVPTGFGSATNVADVKPGETVVIVGVGGIGMSALQGAVISGAKHVIAIDPNEWKREQAIKFGATHVYASMAEAIAPVIDVTHGLMGDKVIIAVGEMKGEYIEEAMILTAKTGTCVVTGMGSMMDADVKLNLFLFTMLQKTLKGNIFGGGNSHVETPRLTALYKSGLLNIDDMITRTYKLEDINQGYQDMLDGNNIRGVIKFDESDW